A stretch of the Perca flavescens isolate YP-PL-M2 chromosome 3, PFLA_1.0, whole genome shotgun sequence genome encodes the following:
- the ompa gene encoding olfactory marker protein a, which produces MDNAKAPGNTIVLTFKEDTALTEMMRLRVSSLQRSGQKRQDGERLLLSHEAVYRLDFPTQELNFSRWYFSLAAYGRVTITGISQHWTPDLTNLMTRQLLEPIGTFWRNANDPEDSPLKWLEADMQEFGERIAELAKVRKVMYFLFAFKDAAEAANLSCSVEFTAD; this is translated from the exons ATGGACAATGCCAAAGCCCCCGGCAACACAATAGTGCTGACGTTTAAAGAAGACACTGCACTGACAGAG ATGATGCGTCTCCGCGTGTCGTCTCTGCAGCGCTCGGGGCAGAAGCGCCAAGACGGCGAGCGCCTGCTTCTCTCCCACGAGGCCGTGTATCGGCTGGACTTCCCCACCCAGGAGCTCAACTTCTCCCGCTGGTACTTCTCCCTCGCGGCCTACGGTCGCGTCACCATCACCGGGATCTCCCAGCACTGGACGCCCGACCTCACCAACCTGATGACCCGGCAGCTGCTCGAGCCGATCGGAACGTTTTGGCGAAACGCCAACGACCCGGAGGATTCGCCGCTCAAGTGGCTGGAGGCGGACATGCAGGAGTTCGGCGAAAGGATTGCCGAGCTGGCCAAAGTCAGGAAGGTCATGTACTTCCTGTTTGCTTTCAAGGATGCTGCAGAGGCCGCAAATCTCAGCTGCTCGGTGGAGTTCACGGCAGATTAA